One window of Leifsonia sp. AK011 genomic DNA carries:
- a CDS encoding Na+/H+ antiporter subunit A, translating into MIGILLSFAIGSLLVPPLTRLLGTKVFLVAALVPTAAFVYTLLQSSAVAAGDAVIQTVPWIPELGLALSFRMETLSWVMALIVSGVGAIVMLYCVWYFSDDEASLGRFAGVLLAFAGAMFGLVLSDDVFLLFIFWEATSVLSYLLIGHKTSSKASRGAALEALLVTTFGGLVMLVGLVMLAVTTGTTSLARIIELAPGGGVTVVAIVLVLVGALSKSAIFPFHFWLPAAMAAPTPVSAYLHAAAMVKAGIFLVALLATGFADLPGWREIIITLGVVTMLLGGWLATRQNDLKLLLAYGTVSQLGFLMIVMGMGTRDTALAGIALVTAHALFKATLFLVVGIIDHRAGTRDLRRLSGIGREMPLVSLFTALALASMIGLPPLLGYVAKEAALTGLIEAAGTHGLIGWIALLGVVVGSALTAAYAFRFFWGAFAVKEGVEPHRRAPEHPAFLIAPGILAVTGLALGLLAHLVDGWVRGYADLFPPQGDHEYHLALWHGWEPALAISAGTILAGLGLFALQRRIGATAEAPMFPFTAAQGYAATMRSIDRLAARTTSLTQRGSLPFYLGVIFLVFVVTLSTALLLNGSWPTEFRFWDYPAQLAIALIMMVAAIAALRASKRFQAVVLVGVTGFGMSALFALQGAPDLALTQILVEVVTLVAFVLVLRRLPARLGERNGTAHRGIRAAIGISVGLLMAAVAVVAAGARSDLPISLEWPQLAYEEGHGLNVVNVALVDLRGWDTMGELSVVIAAATGVASLIFISGRTDNLPRLPRRDARKTMLGRRESRANNPEERGSWLLAGRTLAARNRSILLEVVVRLIFHAVIVVSLYILLVGHNAPGGGFAGGLVAGMALVARYLAGGRVELGAAAPVDAGKLLGTGLILAVGTALVPLFFGADALTSTWFTIPLGVFGSLDFVTSTIFDIGVYLVVVGLVLDVLRSLGAEVDRQQESEVVGS; encoded by the coding sequence GGATCCCCGAGCTCGGCCTCGCCCTCTCCTTCCGCATGGAGACGCTGTCGTGGGTCATGGCACTCATCGTCTCGGGCGTCGGAGCGATCGTGATGCTCTACTGCGTCTGGTACTTCAGCGACGACGAGGCCTCGCTCGGCCGTTTCGCGGGCGTGCTGCTCGCCTTCGCCGGGGCGATGTTCGGCCTCGTCCTCTCTGATGACGTGTTCCTGCTCTTCATCTTCTGGGAGGCGACGAGCGTGCTGTCGTACCTCCTCATCGGCCACAAGACGTCGAGCAAGGCCAGTCGCGGGGCAGCCCTCGAGGCACTCCTCGTCACCACGTTCGGCGGCCTCGTCATGCTCGTCGGGCTCGTCATGCTCGCCGTGACCACCGGCACGACGAGCCTGGCCCGCATCATCGAGCTGGCGCCAGGTGGCGGTGTCACGGTGGTGGCGATCGTCCTGGTTCTGGTCGGCGCGCTCTCGAAGTCCGCGATCTTCCCCTTCCACTTCTGGCTCCCCGCCGCGATGGCAGCGCCGACCCCCGTCAGTGCCTACCTGCACGCCGCGGCGATGGTGAAGGCGGGAATCTTCCTCGTCGCCCTCCTCGCGACCGGCTTCGCCGACCTGCCGGGATGGCGGGAGATCATCATCACCCTCGGCGTCGTGACGATGCTGCTCGGCGGCTGGTTGGCCACACGCCAGAACGACCTCAAGCTGCTCCTGGCGTACGGCACGGTCAGCCAACTCGGCTTCCTCATGATCGTCATGGGGATGGGTACGCGCGACACGGCCCTCGCCGGCATCGCTCTCGTCACCGCCCACGCGCTTTTCAAGGCCACGCTCTTCCTGGTGGTCGGCATTATCGATCACCGCGCGGGAACCCGCGATCTGCGCAGGCTCTCCGGCATCGGCCGTGAGATGCCGCTCGTCTCGCTGTTCACGGCGCTGGCCCTGGCATCCATGATCGGTCTCCCGCCCCTGCTCGGGTACGTCGCGAAGGAAGCGGCCCTCACAGGTCTCATCGAGGCGGCTGGCACGCACGGGCTGATCGGATGGATCGCACTCCTCGGTGTCGTCGTGGGGTCCGCTCTCACGGCCGCCTACGCGTTCAGGTTCTTCTGGGGCGCCTTCGCCGTGAAGGAGGGGGTGGAACCGCATCGTCGGGCGCCGGAGCACCCCGCGTTCCTGATCGCGCCGGGCATCCTCGCGGTGACGGGCCTCGCTCTGGGGCTCCTCGCCCACCTCGTCGATGGGTGGGTTCGGGGGTACGCCGACCTGTTCCCACCGCAGGGCGACCACGAGTACCACCTGGCCCTCTGGCACGGGTGGGAGCCCGCGCTCGCGATCTCCGCGGGGACGATCCTCGCCGGGCTCGGGCTGTTCGCACTCCAGCGGCGCATCGGTGCCACCGCAGAGGCACCGATGTTCCCGTTCACGGCGGCCCAGGGTTACGCCGCGACCATGCGCTCGATCGATCGTCTGGCGGCTCGCACCACGAGCCTCACGCAGCGCGGATCGCTGCCGTTCTACCTCGGCGTGATCTTCCTCGTCTTCGTCGTCACCCTCTCAACGGCCCTGCTGCTCAACGGCTCGTGGCCCACCGAGTTCCGATTCTGGGACTACCCGGCGCAGCTCGCGATCGCCCTCATCATGATGGTGGCCGCGATCGCGGCCCTCCGGGCATCGAAGCGTTTCCAGGCCGTCGTTCTCGTGGGCGTCACGGGCTTCGGGATGTCAGCACTCTTCGCGCTTCAGGGTGCACCCGACCTCGCCCTCACCCAGATCCTCGTGGAGGTTGTGACGCTCGTCGCGTTCGTACTCGTCCTGCGGCGCCTCCCGGCGCGACTGGGGGAGCGCAACGGCACCGCGCATCGTGGCATCCGTGCGGCCATCGGGATCTCCGTTGGCCTGCTCATGGCGGCCGTGGCCGTGGTTGCAGCGGGCGCACGCAGCGACCTGCCCATCTCCCTCGAGTGGCCCCAGCTGGCCTACGAGGAGGGCCACGGGTTGAACGTGGTCAATGTCGCCCTCGTCGACCTGCGGGGCTGGGACACCATGGGCGAGCTCTCGGTCGTCATCGCCGCGGCGACCGGCGTGGCAAGCCTCATCTTCATCTCGGGGCGCACCGACAACCTGCCCCGGCTGCCCCGCCGCGATGCGCGCAAAACCATGCTCGGCCGGCGCGAGAGCCGAGCGAACAACCCGGAGGAGCGCGGCTCGTGGCTGCTGGCCGGTCGCACTCTCGCCGCGCGCAACCGGTCGATCCTGCTCGAGGTCGTCGTGCGCCTCATCTTCCACGCCGTGATCGTGGTCTCGCTCTACATCCTCCTCGTCGGGCACAACGCACCGGGCGGAGGCTTCGCGGGTGGTCTCGTCGCAGGCATGGCACTCGTCGCGAGGTACCTCGCGGGCGGCCGGGTGGAATTGGGTGCCGCCGCTCCCGTGGATGCCGGCAAGCTCCTCGGTACCGGTCTCATCCTCGCCGTCGGAACGGCCCTGGTCCCGCTGTTCTTCGGCGCGGACGCCCTCACCTCGACGTGGTTCACGATTCCCCTCGGCGTCTTCGGCAGCCTCGACTTTGTCACGTCGACGATCTTCGACATCGGTGTCTACCTCGTGGTCGTCGGCCTTGTGCTCGACGTCCTGCGCAGCCTCGGTGCCGAAGTCGATCGCCAGCAGGAGAGCGAGGTGGTCGGCTCATGA